The Diospyros lotus cultivar Yz01 chromosome 15, ASM1463336v1, whole genome shotgun sequence genome has a window encoding:
- the LOC127791855 gene encoding histone-lysine N-methyltransferase ATXR2 isoform X1 gives MEVACPIDARFPDEISSLLKPLPPRQVQEYFDHLVKARECRGLVVKQDGQHGKGVYADVDFKEGGLVLKDQMLAGAQHFANKFDCLVCGFCFRFIGSIELQIGRKLCFQDLGVSANNECDGQTFLHMPEEKHKVDSSNGEDDLYKEDSRGLGECASSSSKYQTPLSEGVAQSLMNGELVLPYSDKFPLPEVIFCPGGCREAFYCSKFCADADWDMFHSLLCVGSNSKSSNKGALQKFMRHANETNDIFLLAAKVVAFVILRYKKLKAADLDKQEKCTGSCDLSLLLEAWKPVAMGYKRRWWECIALPDDIDCCDESEFRMQIKELAFTSLQLLKAAIFDEECEPLFSLEIYGHIIGMFELNNLDLVVASPVEDYFLYIDDLQRSEKKQAERITGPLLDALGHDYSVHCEGTAFFPLQSCMNHSCDPNVKAFKRDEDRDGQATIIALRPISKGEEVTISYIDEDLPFEDRQTLLADYGFRCRCPKCLREGPHET, from the exons ATGGAGGTTGCTTGTCCGATCGACGCCCGCTTTCCTGACGAAATCTCATCTCTTCTGAAACCGCTACCGCCTCGCCAAGTTCAG GAATACTTCGATCACCTTGTGAAAGCTAGAGAATGCAGGGGACTCGTGGTAAAGCAAGACGGCCAGCATGGGAAGG GCGTCTATGCTGATGTGGACTTCAAAGAAGGGGGCCTAGTTCTGAAAGACCAAATGCTTGCTGGGGCTCAACACTTTGCAAATAAG TTTGATTGTTTAGTGTGTGGATTCTGTTTCCGCTTTATTGGCTCCATAGAGCTTCAGATTGGGAGGAAACTCTGTTTTCAAGATTTGGGTGTGTCTGCAAATAATGAATGTGATGGGCAGACATTTTTGCACATGCCAGAAGAGAAACATAAAGTGGATTCATCCAATGGTGAGGATGATCTTTACAAAGAAGATTCCAGAGGTTTGGGTGAATGTGCTTCCAGCAGTTCTAAGTATCAAACTCCTCTTTCTGAGGGTGTTGCACAATCGTTGATGAATGGTGAATTGGTTTTGCCTTATTCGGATAAGTTCCCATTACCTGAAGTTATTTTCTGTCCAGGTGGATGTAGAGAAGCTTTCTACTGCAG CAAATTTTGTGCGGATGCTGATTGGGATATGTTTCATTCTTTGCTTTGTGTGggctcaaattcaaaatcatcaaataaGGGGGCACTTCAAAAGTTTATGCGACATGCTAATG AGACAAATGACATTTTCCTCCTTGCTGCCAAG GTAGTTGCTTTCGTCATTTTAAGGTACAAGAAGTTGAAAGCAGCTGATCTTGACAAGCAAGAGAAGTGCACAGGCAGCTGTGACCTTTCTCTGCTTTTGGAGGCCTGGAAACCTGTAGCAATGGGATACAAGAGAAG ATGGTGGGAGTGCATTGCTCTGCCAGATGACATTGATTGTTGTGATGAATCAGAATTTAGAATGCAAATAAAAGAGCTGGCTTTCACG TCATTGCAACTCTTAAAGGCTGCCATCTTTGACGAGGAATGTGAACCAT TATTTTCCCTCGAGATCTATGGGCATATCATTGGAATGTTTGAGCTAAATAATCT TGATTTGGTTGTAGCATCTCCAGTGGAGGATTATTTTCTGTACATTGATGATCTTCAACGCTCTGAAAAG AAACAGGCTGAAAGAATAACAGGGCCTCTTCTGGACGCTCTAGGTCATGACTATTCAGTTCATTGTGAAG GCACTGCATTCTTCCCTCTTCAGAGTTGTATGAACCACTCCTGTGATCCCAATGTGAAAGCCTTCAAAAGGGATGAG GACCGGGATGGCCAAGCAACAATAATTGCTCTCCGACCTATTAGCAAGGGAGAGGaa GTAACGATATCATATATAGACGAGGACCTTCCTTTTGAAGACCGACAAACATTGCTAGCAGATTATGGTTTCAGATGCAGGTGTCCCAAATGCTTAAGAGAAGGGCCACACGAAACATGA
- the LOC127791855 gene encoding histone-lysine N-methyltransferase ATXR2 isoform X2, with translation MEVACPIDARFPDEISSLLKPLPPRQVQEYFDHLVKARECRGLVVKQDGQHGKGVYADVDFKEGGLVLKDQMLAGAQHFANKFDCLVCGFCFRFIGSIELQIGRKLCFQDLGVSANNECDGQTFLHMPEEKHKVDSSNGEDDLYKEDSRGLGECASSSSKYQTPLSEGVAQSLMNGELVLPYSDKFPLPEVIFCPGGCREAFYCSKFCADADWDMFHSLLCVGSNSKSSNKGALQKFMRHANETNDIFLLAAKVVAFVILRYKKLKAADLDKQEKCTGSCDLSLLLEAWKPVAMGYKRRWWECIALPDDIDCCDESEFRMQIKELAFTSLQLLKAAIFDEECEPLFSLEIYGHIIGMFELNNLDLVVASPVEDYFLYIDDLQRSEKKQAERITGPLLDALGHDYSVHCEGPGWPSNNNCSPTY, from the exons ATGGAGGTTGCTTGTCCGATCGACGCCCGCTTTCCTGACGAAATCTCATCTCTTCTGAAACCGCTACCGCCTCGCCAAGTTCAG GAATACTTCGATCACCTTGTGAAAGCTAGAGAATGCAGGGGACTCGTGGTAAAGCAAGACGGCCAGCATGGGAAGG GCGTCTATGCTGATGTGGACTTCAAAGAAGGGGGCCTAGTTCTGAAAGACCAAATGCTTGCTGGGGCTCAACACTTTGCAAATAAG TTTGATTGTTTAGTGTGTGGATTCTGTTTCCGCTTTATTGGCTCCATAGAGCTTCAGATTGGGAGGAAACTCTGTTTTCAAGATTTGGGTGTGTCTGCAAATAATGAATGTGATGGGCAGACATTTTTGCACATGCCAGAAGAGAAACATAAAGTGGATTCATCCAATGGTGAGGATGATCTTTACAAAGAAGATTCCAGAGGTTTGGGTGAATGTGCTTCCAGCAGTTCTAAGTATCAAACTCCTCTTTCTGAGGGTGTTGCACAATCGTTGATGAATGGTGAATTGGTTTTGCCTTATTCGGATAAGTTCCCATTACCTGAAGTTATTTTCTGTCCAGGTGGATGTAGAGAAGCTTTCTACTGCAG CAAATTTTGTGCGGATGCTGATTGGGATATGTTTCATTCTTTGCTTTGTGTGggctcaaattcaaaatcatcaaataaGGGGGCACTTCAAAAGTTTATGCGACATGCTAATG AGACAAATGACATTTTCCTCCTTGCTGCCAAG GTAGTTGCTTTCGTCATTTTAAGGTACAAGAAGTTGAAAGCAGCTGATCTTGACAAGCAAGAGAAGTGCACAGGCAGCTGTGACCTTTCTCTGCTTTTGGAGGCCTGGAAACCTGTAGCAATGGGATACAAGAGAAG ATGGTGGGAGTGCATTGCTCTGCCAGATGACATTGATTGTTGTGATGAATCAGAATTTAGAATGCAAATAAAAGAGCTGGCTTTCACG TCATTGCAACTCTTAAAGGCTGCCATCTTTGACGAGGAATGTGAACCAT TATTTTCCCTCGAGATCTATGGGCATATCATTGGAATGTTTGAGCTAAATAATCT TGATTTGGTTGTAGCATCTCCAGTGGAGGATTATTTTCTGTACATTGATGATCTTCAACGCTCTGAAAAG AAACAGGCTGAAAGAATAACAGGGCCTCTTCTGGACGCTCTAGGTCATGACTATTCAGTTCATTGTGAAG GACCGGGATGGCCAAGCAACAATAATTGCTCTCCGACCTATTAG